CGTATCCCATGGCATGGGACACGAAAAAAGTGATATAGACTCCGGCCTGGGCACCGGCCCCCAGAAAAATCAGCCTCGGGTTGGCCATCAGCGGTCCGAAATCCGTGAATGCCCCGATTCCCAGAAAAATCAGCGGTGGAATAATCTCCCAGTGGATGCCGTAGTGATAAAATTTCCACAGCAATCCCACATTTTCGTCCATCAAGCCGCTCAACGGCAGGTTGACCAAAAGAATACCAAAGCCGATGGGCAGGAGCAGCAAGGGCTCATATTGTTTTTTAATGGCCAGATAAATGAGCACCAGGCCGATGATCCACATGACGATCATCCCCGGTGTCAGGTGAACAAACCCTGTGGTATTTAATAGTGAAATCAGCTTATTTCCCATCTTTCCCGGCTCCTTTGTTTTTTTTCGCAAACGAATCAACCGCGAATGCCGTGATTTTAATGGACAGATACAAAAGGGCCATACCAAAAAATACGCTGATTATACCTTGAACAAATATACCTCCGGGTGACATCTCACAGATCCCCTTTTTCCTTAAGTTTGTCTTAAAAAAAGCCACTATACAGCGGCCGCTGAAATTGCCGACAACCTTAATCCAAACCCGGTGAATTGTCAACTGACGATTACAATATAGCTACCTATTATTTTGGTCGTTTAATTCATCGATCCAGGTGTGTCCGGATAACGGGATTCCGCTTCGATAGGAGGCCCGTGCAATAAGGTGGGCTGCAACAGGGGCTGTGAGCAGTAAAAGACCGATAATGAACACGGCACGAAGAAAAATGCCCGGGCTTTGAAAGAAAACCGCATGGGCCAGAATCATCAGGCCGGCGCCCAACGATCCCGCTTTGGTGACGGCATGCATGCGGATCAGGGTGTCCGGAAACCGGAAAACACCCAGCGCCGCGATCAGGCAGAACAGGCTGCCGATAATCATGAGAATTGCTGTAAAATAGTCAGTCATGGGTGTTTCTTTTTTGAAGACGGCGGGGTCAATGGATGGCCGGGGTCGGGTCCATCCGGTTTTCGGCCCCGTGCCCGTTCAATGAACCGGGCCAGGGCAATGGTACCCAGAAAAGCGATACACGCATAGGCAATGGCCACATCCAGGTAACTGGTTTCTTTTGTGTGAATGGAAAGGGACACCAGAAACGTGACCACCAGCAAGGACAGCAGATCCATGGCAACGACCCGGTCCGCAGCTGTGGGTCCCTTGACCAGCCGCCACAATACCAGTACCATGCCGGCAAGCAGGATCACCATGGCGGTCTGGGCGGCCCCATACAGAAATGTTTGTGAATTCATCATTACCGCATCACCTCCAGAACGCGTTTTTCCAGTCCATTCTTGATTTCATGCCGGGTTTTGTCCACATCTTCAAGAAACATGACATGGACAAACAGGGTGTGTCTGTCTTCGGACAAATCCACACTCAAGGTACCCGGTGTCAGCGACAGCAGATTGGACACCAGGAAAATCTCCAGGTCGGTGCGGGCCGACAACGGCACCCCGATGATCCCCGGCCGGCTGATATGGGAAGGGGTGATCACATCCCAGGTCACCCGGAAAGAAGAAATCACCAGTTCCTTGAAAAAATAAAGGACCAGATTGATTGTTTTGGGCAGTTTTCTGAGATACCGGGTATCCGGATACAGCGGGCTGGATACCCATAAGATGATATATCCGATGAAAAAACCGGCAATGAATGCACTGATGCGGGTGCTGCCCAAAAGCAGGGTAAACACGGCGGCAAAAAAGAGGTTGAGTATCAGCAGCGGCATTATTTTCCTCCTGTCACTGCCGCCACATAGGCCGCAGGATCAACCAATTGTTCGCCGGCTGTCAGGGCCAGGTGAAAAACCGGTTCAATGAAAATGCCCATGAGTACGATCATCAGGCATAACCCCAGCACGGGCCCCATCATCCAGGGCGGCAAGGTGCGGGTTTCAGAAGCGGTCTGATTTTGAGGTGCGGGTTTCCAGAATGCTTCCATCCAGATCTTGACCATGGAGAACAGGGTGAGCAGGCCCACAAATGCGGCCAGGGCCGCGGCACCGTAGTGGCGGCTTTCAAGACAGGCATAGATGATCAGCAACTTGGCCCAGAACCCGGATAAAGGCGGGAACCCGGCCAAGGCAAATGCGGGGATGAAAAATCCCGCTGACAGAAGACCATGGGTTTTGTACAGGCTGCCGATCTGTGTCAGGTGAAATGAACCGCCGGCCCGTTGGATCAGCCCGCCCACCAGAAACAGAGTGGCTTTGGCAATGATGTTGTGCACCATATAGATGAAAGCCGCGGCCAGGGCCAGGGGCGTGAACACGGCCAGCCCCAGAACCATGTATCCCACCTGACTGATGATATGAAACGACAGGATCCGGCGGATGTCCATCTGGGAGGCGGCGGTCACCACACCGGACAGCATGGTGAGCCCGGCCGCAATCATCAGAATCGTATGGGTGATATGGGGGTGTGTGACAAATACCAGGGTGAACAGGCGGATCAGGGCATACACCCCCACCTTGGTGAGCAGGCCGCCGAAAAAAGCGGCCACCCCCGGCGGCAGGGTATGGTATGCCGCGGGCAGCCAGAAAAATAAAGGAAACAGGGCGGATTTAATACCGAATGCCGTCATTAAAAGCAGAGATGTGCCGGCCAGAAGCCCGTCATTTTCCACCAGCACAATTTTTTCATGCAGATCCGCCAGATTCAGGGTGCCGGTCAGCCCGTAGACCAGGCCGATGCCGGTCAAAAGAAACAGGGTGGCAACGATGTTCAGGGTCACATATTTGACGGCATTGGGAAGTCTGGCTGCGGGATGGTCCATGACCATGATGCCGAAGGAGGCCATGAGCATCACTTCAAACCACACATACAGATTGAACAGGTCCCCTGTGAGAAACGCGCCGCAAATGGCGGCGGTCAGCATCTGCATGAACGGGTGAAACCCGGACCGGATCTGTTCATGGGTGGTGTCAAAGCGGGTATAGATCATCACGGCCACGTGAAGGAAGGCTGTGACCAGCACCAGCACAGCGCTCAGCAGATCCGCCACCAGACAGATGCCGGCGGGGGAAGGCCAGCTGCCCACCCAGAGGACAACTACGCCTTGGGTTGTGACCACAGACAGCAGCCACCCGGCACTGGCCAGATGAATCAGGGCCCCGGCAATGGCTGCAATGCTGCTATGGCTGGGATGATGTCTGAAACACCATGTGAAAACGGCAAAGGCCAGGGGCACCAGGATGGGAAAAATCAGCACCTGGGTCATGAATGATCCTTTTCCGGCGTATCAGAACCGGTGTCATCCCCGGCGGATTCAGACAGAAAATCTGCTTGACGGGTATTCAGGGTCCGGGTTTGGGCGTAGGTGCGGTACAGCAGGATCAGCAGAAAAAGGGTCATGGCAAAACTGATGACAATGGCTGTCAGGATCAGGGCCTGGGGCAGGGCGTTGGCCACAGGCCCTGCCGGGGCCGTCCCGGTTTTTCCGATCAAAGGCGGGGCCACGAAAGAGAGTCGGCCTGCCGCGAAGATCAGCAGGTTGACGGCGTTGCCCATGAGGACAAATCCGAAAACAAACCGCACCAGTTCGCCGGAAAGCATCAGAAACAACGCACCGCTGAACAGGATTCCCACGGTCAAAGCCAGAAGATGTTCCATTTTCAGTTCTCCTCCAGGGCCAGCAGAATGGACAGAATCGCCCCGAGCACGGCCAGAAAAACCCCTGAATCAAAGAGCAGCGGCGTACCCGCGGCAAAGGTCTCTGTCTGCCACCAGATGCCCGTCAGAAAGGGTTTTCCAAAAAAAAGTGCCGGCAGTCCGGCACCCGCGGCCAAAGCCAGGCCGGACAGGGCCATGACGGACGGGCGGATTCGAATGGCTTTGCGGACATGATCGGCCCCATTTGTGATGGCCAGCAGGGAAAACGCCGTGCCGGCCAGAAGGGCGGCGGAAAATCCGCCGCCGGGTTCATGGTGGCCCCGCAGAAATACATACACGGCAAATACCAGCATTAATCCGATCATCAGGCGGGTGGCGGTTTTCAGGATCACGGATTTCATGGGGCTTTCCTTTGGCCAAACGGCCGGCGGATCAGGTGGACACCGGCCCAGGCGGCCAGCACGATTACGCAGATTTCCCCTAAGGTGTCCAGACTGCGGAAGTCCACCAGAATGACGTTGACAATGTTCCGGCCATGGGCTGAAAGATAGCTGTGGGTTTCAAAAAACGCGGTCAGACTCCGGTCCAGAGGCGTGCTGACAACCCCTGAAACCAGGGTGAAGACCACCAGGCCCGCACTTATGGATAAAATGGCGTTTCTGAGGGTGCGCGCCTGAAAAGTGGCACGGGGTTTGACGATGGGTTCCATGGGGGGCAGGCGCAACAGGATCAGGGACACAAAAATCAAGGTCAATGTTTCCACCAGCAGCTGGGTCAGCGCAATATCCGGGGCCCCGAACACCAGAAATATCAATGCCACGCCCCCGCCCACACCGCCGAGCCCGCCGATGGCAGCCAGCCGGTGCCGGGCCGTCACCACCACAGCAGCAGCCCCCAGAACAAAAACAAACAGGCCCATGGCAATGTATGGGCCGGTAACAGCAGGTATGGAGGCAATGTCAGCAACATGGGGCAGCCAGACACTGCCTGTCAAAAGCACCAGGGTGAACACAATGACCGACATATAAGTGGTTAAAGACCCGTTCTGGAGGATCCGGGTCACGGTGGCCGCTGTGGTGAGAAACCGGGTCAGTCCGGACTGGTAAAGCTCCGGCGTGGTCACCCA
Above is a window of Desulfotignum balticum DSM 7044 DNA encoding:
- a CDS encoding proton-conducting transporter transmembrane domain-containing protein, with translation MTQVLIFPILVPLAFAVFTWCFRHHPSHSSIAAIAGALIHLASAGWLLSVVTTQGVVVLWVGSWPSPAGICLVADLLSAVLVLVTAFLHVAVMIYTRFDTTHEQIRSGFHPFMQMLTAAICGAFLTGDLFNLYVWFEVMLMASFGIMVMDHPAARLPNAVKYVTLNIVATLFLLTGIGLVYGLTGTLNLADLHEKIVLVENDGLLAGTSLLLMTAFGIKSALFPLFFWLPAAYHTLPPGVAAFFGGLLTKVGVYALIRLFTLVFVTHPHITHTILMIAAGLTMLSGVVTAASQMDIRRILSFHIISQVGYMVLGLAVFTPLALAAAFIYMVHNIIAKATLFLVGGLIQRAGGSFHLTQIGSLYKTHGLLSAGFFIPAFALAGFPPLSGFWAKLLIIYACLESRHYGAAALAAFVGLLTLFSMVKIWMEAFWKPAPQNQTASETRTLPPWMMGPVLGLCLMIVLMGIFIEPVFHLALTAGEQLVDPAAYVAAVTGGK
- a CDS encoding Na+/H+ antiporter subunit E; this translates as MPLLILNLFFAAVFTLLLGSTRISAFIAGFFIGYIILWVSSPLYPDTRYLRKLPKTINLVLYFFKELVISSFRVTWDVITPSHISRPGIIGVPLSARTDLEIFLVSNLLSLTPGTLSVDLSEDRHTLFVHVMFLEDVDKTRHEIKNGLEKRVLEVMR
- a CDS encoding NADH-quinone oxidoreductase subunit K — its product is MEHLLALTVGILFSGALFLMLSGELVRFVFGFVLMGNAVNLLIFAAGRLSFVAPPLIGKTGTAPAGPVANALPQALILTAIVISFAMTLFLLILLYRTYAQTRTLNTRQADFLSESAGDDTGSDTPEKDHS
- a CDS encoding MnhB domain-containing protein; the protein is MKSVILKTATRLMIGLMLVFAVYVFLRGHHEPGGGFSAALLAGTAFSLLAITNGADHVRKAIRIRPSVMALSGLALAAGAGLPALFFGKPFLTGIWWQTETFAAGTPLLFDSGVFLAVLGAILSILLALEEN
- the mnhG gene encoding monovalent cation/H(+) antiporter subunit G; this translates as MTDYFTAILMIIGSLFCLIAALGVFRFPDTLIRMHAVTKAGSLGAGLMILAHAVFFQSPGIFLRAVFIIGLLLLTAPVAAHLIARASYRSGIPLSGHTWIDELNDQNNR
- a CDS encoding monovalent cation/H+ antiporter complex subunit F, encoding MMNSQTFLYGAAQTAMVILLAGMVLVLWRLVKGPTAADRVVAMDLLSLLVVTFLVSLSIHTKETSYLDVAIAYACIAFLGTIALARFIERARGRKPDGPDPGHPLTPPSSKKKHP